In Sus scrofa isolate TJ Tabasco breed Duroc chromosome 14, Sscrofa11.1, whole genome shotgun sequence, the sequence CCGAGGTCCACATTtgaggaagttttttttaaagacttcaaaTCCATTTCGTTtggtttttcagtattttattatgGCACACAGGATAGAGTATGATACAGTGCTCTTACTTCAAGTAATTCTCAAATCAACCAGTCATTTCCATTCGGCTAAAGTTACATTTTTACATGTCATTTGCATCTGTCTGACATTTACCACGAGCAGCATCCCATGTTTAATGAATATAATTATGAAAAGCTTGGTTTCTGAGGCAACTCCTAGTCTTTGCAGAAGCCAGTGTGCCAAGAATCCTCAGAGTTCAAATCCATAGCATCATGGTAGATGAAGAAATATTTCACCTCTTTGCTTTAGTGACATATATTTAACTAGAAATGCATACTGTGATGGGATCAGATAACTTTAAATGGAGACCACCTGGCTTTCAGATTAAATTCATGACCTTTAAAAACTGCCTAAACAACAAACATTGAGTGAAAATAAGCTGACAAAGCAATGGAgtaagaacaaaagcaaaacagcaaATAATCAGTAATTTCATCGATATTCCACATCAAAGGCAAGTGCAAGAGCTTTCATAACTTAACAGTGAACAGGAAGGATGGATGGGGTATGTATTTGATGCAATATCCAACCAGTTAGAGTTATCATTGAAATCCAAATATTTTCCAATATAAGACATGCGGAGCAATGGCAATGTAACACACAAGTATATAATCCCCCCTTTAGTGATGGGTGACAATTTCGTTATCTGTATTTATagttcttaaaacatttaaaataggtgGCATTAAAGGCTATTTACTTGAGGCGAAAGAATTAAGCTAACAACACACTCAAAAATGAGCTCAGGATTGCAGGCAACATTTGCAATGGCAAATCAACTTTGCTCTTCTTACTCCATCCAAAATTATACATTGACCAAAAATCATTCCTTCTGATTCTGTAACTTGCTTGGGTTTCAACATCTGCTCCTgatattttgagtatatttttaaaatgtagttataGTGATGGATGGCTTGGATTCATATTCTATCCATCTTGCATTTATTATTACATACTAGTGTTAAAGTTACCTGTTTACCATAAAGGGTATATTTATCACATAACTTCAGAATTGCCTCCAAGAAAGCCATTCCCAACATTATATAGAAAATTACAGGGCAAAGCATATTgctatttataaaagaaaagtgGGTTTCCCTTTTACTTGAATTTATTATTAGTAAAATTTTTGAGGGAAGATTTCATGAATAGTCATGACCTAATTGTATCCTCAGAAGAACCAATTAATGGGGGGAAATGCATTATAATTactaaaattttgatttaaaaaatttggagGGGAAGAGTCCATTTCTGTGTGTCTTACATTGGTGCCCTCTTTAAGACATTGGAATTAAgtcaacagccacagcaaggaatGTCATTCAGTGTaactttatttactatttattgcACATAATTTGAGGTCTTTAATTTCTAACCACCAAAGTTTCAAAGGACTATTTTTTCTATGAAGTTTAACATTAACATtagtgaattcatttattcatttttttaaattgtaaacatCTGAATTATTCACATTGCCATAGATCCTGAACTCATAAGCGTGGACCatgcacaggctggcagcaagCCAGGAAGCCACTCTGCAAGCAAACAGATACTCTGCATAAGGAGAAAAGTCATAGCACAACATTTAATGTCCAACCTAAGTCATCTCAGAATTATACATATATTGACTTCTTAATTCATATAGTATCTGCAACTCAACTGGTTGGTTGGTGATGGGGTTGACCTGATTTCGGGAGAATTATTCCTGGAATAAATAAGGGAAGTGGGGCTCAATCTTTCTTCTTAGTTGCTTGCTCCTCCCCAGCACCTtcatcttttttctcctcctcctcggcttctttggtttcttctccttcttcaccttcacctccttcttcttcctcctttgcttCCTCAGATTCTTCCTTGGCAGctttaacataaaaagaaaatgtacaaactCCGAATGCAGGGTGAGTCCAATCAAAATATTTCAGCTAAGGTTTGGTGGAGAAACATAAATGTCAGAATCCTTCCCCCAAACCTCTCCGCTCCTCGGTCCCAAAATGCATGCAACCTACAATGCTTGCTGAGAATAATTTGACACCAAACACCTATTTAAACCGCATGAGATTAAGTCTATGTACTGGGAGCTCTGCTCTTCTCCAGGaccttggtttttcttttattctgtgtttggtattcatttttgttctttaggaCACCAAACTGCTGAGTTaaatgaatagattttaaaatgtttaattaggAATAAAAGGACAGCAGgaagagaattttttaatgttattttcaaaaaaagtaCCAAGCTAATCAGAGATGTGTGTCTCTGGGAGAACAGCCAAGTTGAGAAATGAGGTACCTACTAAAGATTTGTGGACTAAATagataaatgtattatttaagaTTCTGAACTCACAAATGAATACAACTTCCTTGAGTAAGGCTCCATTCATCTTACCCACCTCCTGACAcattttcaggctgcacctgaagGTGtagggtggtttttgttttgttttaatcctaccttcttcttcttcttcttgggcaccttcctcttcctcagcctcagcctctgcctcagcttcttccttctccttgccCTCCTCCTCGGCTTCTCCTTCAGAGGGAGGTTCGTCCTTGGCTTCCTCAGCTTTCGCAGCCTCAATGGTCTCCTCCACCTCGATCTGCTCCTCCTGGACGTGGCTGGTGTAGTATGATGGGAAGGAGCGGGTGGACATCAGGTAGGAGCTGGTCTGTAAACCGCCATAGGCAGATCGGCCAAAGACCTGGGAGCTCTGAGAGTAGCCAGTGGTTAAGCTTCCCACGCTGGTGAAACTCAGCCGGGTCTCCTCACCTTCCAAGAGTTTCctgcagaggcagagggaagatGGGACAAACAAACATGAAACCAGAAGTGTGCTGAGCCCATCACTCATCCCTCTCACCAATGCCACCCTTAAAGGCAAAGGCAGGCAGGAGCAGGGTTGAAGACTATCAAAACGTAACAACTGGGGATGTTATGAttgagaccagaaaaaaaaaaaaaaaaggcctaaaaaTAGCCCTGCCTATTAGACTTGAAATGTAATGGGAAGCTAAGAACAGGTCTTATTATTACAGGATTAAATTCTTCTTGGAAAAGGCCAAAAAGGGCCTTTTATTTTAAAGCCAATTATTTCAAGACTATTCTTGAAGGTTTCTGATTCACCGTAAAAGAAGTCTGATTTCCTTCCTAAGGCTGAAGGGCTGCTACCTTCATCCCTCCATTTTTACCTGTAAGCTGCAATCTCAATGTCCAAAGCCATCTTCACATTGAGAAGGTCTTGGTATTCCTTCAGGTATCTTGCCATTTCACTCTTTGTGGTTCTCAGTTCGTTTTCTAATTTGTTAATTGTGTCCTGTTggaagaccaaagaaaaaaagaaatccaagtatAAATTCCTACTGCTCTCATTTTACTATAACATAGCTGCAAAGGCCTAGGTTTAATTAAAATAAGGTGCACACTTAGATAAAAATCTCCCTTAAAATaactactttttctctttttaaacctttcttttcttgcctAAAAATCCAGCTTCGTAAAtcttgaaaaccaaaaaaaaaaaaaaagagagagagagagagcttaaaaaaactgatagaagaaaaatttctggTTTGTTAATAATACAGCCTGACCATCATCATAAAATGCCTGCAAGGAactaaactgatttttaaaaatctttgtttctcATTGACTGGTTAACTTTAACCAGATTACATATAAGCAATCCACCTGTTCATAGAATAAAGTATCTAAattggagattttaaaaatttatccaaaatattttttatgtctctatattattttttctcctccccTGAAGCTGGaggtccttaaaaaataaatgttttactgTGACCATGATTACCTGCTACAATTTTGACTGTATTCCTGTCTACCTGCTAAGGGAAGGAAGTGGTTGGTAAAACTAAGAAAGCTGCTGGTCACAGTTACCCTTCAGAACTAATGAGAGCTCTTTGCTGTATTTATTAATCAGATGGTTCAATCTGTGCAGTAAAGCCACTTGTGAACGCAGAACAGCAGAAGCAGGCCAGAGGCAACGCCCAGCTTCCAacctttccccaccccacccaacccCCTGCAGGCCTGGGCAGGTTTATGCAGAACAGAAATTCGGCTGCACCAAGCACAGCTTTGCGGACTGCAGTtgcgcccccaccccctcccacagcCTCCCAGGAGCCAAGTTCTACCCCCTAAGAGCTGAATGCAGATGCCTCATCTCTGATCTCCACTTTCTAGGCTCGCCTTAaactctccccccaaccccaattCTAACTCGACTCTGcagccccctcccgcccccactgTGCTTTGCCCTGTGCCTGACCTGCATAGCACTAATGTCGGCGTTCTGCTTGTCCTCCAGCTCCTGCAGCTGCTTCTCCAGCGCTTCGTTCATGCCCCGGCAGGCTTCGATCTCCAGGGTCTTGGCCTTGAGCAGTCGGCGGCTCTCGGACACCTCGTCCTTGGCTGCGCGCACCGCATCGGTGTTCTTGGCGGCGCTCTCGGTCAGCACCGTGAAGCGGCTCTTGAACCACTCTTCGGCGTTCTGCATGTTCTTGGCGGCCAGCTTCTCATACTGGGCGCGGATGTCCTTGAGCGCGGCGGAGAGGTCGGGCTTGGAGGACACATCCATCTCCACGGAGATCTGCGCgtactggatctgagcctgcaGCTCGGCGATCTCCTCTTCGTGCACTTTCTTCAGAAAGGCGATTTCGTCCATCAGACTGTCAATGCGCTTTTCGAGCTCGGCGCGGGCGAGAGCCGCCTCGTCGGCCCCTTTGCGCGCTTCCATCAGCCGGCCCTCGGCGTCCTCGCGGCTCAGCACCTCCTCTTCGTAGCGCGCTTGCAGGTTGCGCAGAGTCTCCTCCAGCCCCTCGCGCTCGCCCTGGAGCGCCTGCTTCTCGTTGGTGGCGTCTTCCGCCGCCAGGCGCAGGTCACGGATCTCCTGCTCGTACAGCGCCCGGAAGCGGGACGGCTCGGAGTGCTTCTGGCGCAGCACCAGCAGCTCGGCTTCCAGGACCTTGTTCTGCTGCTCCAACTCGTGCACGCGCTCGATGAAGCTGGCAAAGCGGTCGTTGAGGTCCTGCAGCTGCGCCTTCTCCTGTGTGCGGATCGACTTGAGGTCGTTGCTGATGGCGGCTACCTGGCTCAGGTCGAGGTTCTCGAGACTGGGCATCAAGGAGCCGGAGCTGGAGGAGTAGCTGCGGCGCACGGACAGCGAGGAGGAGACGGGCGCGGAGTAGCTGGAGTAAGCAGAGCGCGCGGTGCTGTAGCCGCTGCGCACGCTGGAGATGTGCACCCGGGGCGTCTCCACATAGCGGCGTTTGTAGGAGGTCGAGTAGTACGGCTCGTAGCTGAAGGAACTCATGGTGGCGGTCGGTGCCCCTCTGCCCGGCAGGGGAGATGGGGGCCTAGAGAGaacaggggagagagggagaggggaggatggATGGCTGTGTGCGGCTCGGCGCGGTCCTGCCACCCCTATTTATACTCGGGGAGGATTCTGACGCAGCCTGCGATCGATCACGGCGCGCCTGGCCGGTGGGGGCAGCGCTATGCTGCAGCCAAGGGGAGGATTCTGCGCAAAAGGAAGGCGGGGGCGAGCCACAGGCCACGGGGATGCTGCGGCTCTCGTTCTTTGCACTTTTCACTGAGGCCCTCGGTTTTCTGTGAGACGCTGTAACCCCtaactcatttccttttcctattcCCACCCCATCCTACTTATGCTTTGATCGGATTCGAATGTGTCCCCAATAACAGGTTCCCACTCCCTACTGACACCTTAGATTTCCATATCCCTACACCTCAGAGgcaccctcctctcctcccccaactcGCCCCTTCCCCACCAAGGGTCATCAtcccccttccccccctccccagtgtTAATGGTGGCAGTGCCATGCCTTGGGGTATTGGAAAGACAAATGATTTTCCAAGACTGTATGAATGCGGAATACATGGAGGAAAGTTTTATAATTCTTTGTCGCTGTTTCTGGCACTTTCTTCATGTCCCTTTATCCCTTTctcctggttattttttttttcttttgtgtgcttctacacacacacacacacacacacacacacacacacgggaaacTGCGGCACTGCAGCTGTTGGTTTTAGCATGTCTAAACTATTAGAACATTTCATATCAACCTAGTGTTCATATCTATCTAGTGTTCctagatttttctcatttatttctgggaAATGAAGCCTCGAATACTTCGAGCATGTTGAAGCGTGTTGGTGGAGGAGAGAATGGGTTTGAAACTAAGCCGAAGAGAAACCCACTTGCAGAGGCAGCGGCAAGCTCTGCAGAGGGGAACTTAAGATTGTCACACGCTGCCTGTTTCTTTTTCACTCCTAAATTCCTACTCCACACCGCCAACTCCATCGCATTAAAACCCCCTTTCCCACTTTTTACACCCGTGGAGCACCCAACCTGATGATTTCAACAAGCCATGCAGGTGGCTGCTTTTCAGAGGGAAGCTGCTGCTACCGCCCCGAGCGCGGAGCGCACCTCCCGGGAGCAGAACTCAGCCCCGGAGACCTCTCGTTCTGGGACAGACAGCAAACAGCCGTGTGGTTCTTACACCCGTTTCACTCTGATAATACAGAACAGATACAGTCCGAAATCCATGGATTTCTTTTAGGAAACATCCAGGTACTTGAAATAGTGTGCGCGGCGTGCACATTGATACGGCCCTCCGGTTTACAAGAGCGTTTTCACACACATTGTGTTAGGGAGTCCTCCGGCTTCAGGGAGGGATTGCGGAGGTATACATAGGACGGCTGGGATTGTTCTACGCaagcatttaatttttgtttcatttgtataAGAGTAGCATTTGATGTGCAACCTACCGATTTTTTTAAGAGGCAAACGAAGGGGAAACCTGAGAGTTTTCAAACAGAGCAGCTGGCGTCGCTTTCCCTGTGATGCTGAGAGGGCGCGGTACTTGGAGCCTGTACTGCAGTTGCTCCCGGAGGAACGGGAGGAACCGCAGCCCTTTCTCCCCGACAGGAGGGTGAGAAGAGGCTTAACCCCTGAGGTCCtttgcagctctaaaaaacaaacgaacagaaaacaaaaaactactgcTGCAGAGAACTTTCGCGGGGTTTCTAAACAACCTCTTTGGTCTCAAATCATGCGACTTTAGAAGTGTTAACTTTGGTAGTTAAAATCTATCAAGAGGTCCATCTACACTCAATCATTCTAGGATTTCAGGCCGAGGCTGTCCTGCATTTTGCTTGGCAGGCAGACATGGGAGGGCATTTATTCTGATGACTTTTCACAGTCCCTATTCTTTGGTCTCATTGATCAGTGACTCAACAGTGGGAACGGCTTCTCTGGTGAGAACCTCATTTTTGTCAGCTCCCATTTCCCCATATGTGGATGACAAGtggcaaatgatttttttttttttaacctgcccTATATAACCCACATTGTTTCACATTCACTGTGTGTGAgtctgcctacaccacactcaGGTATTCATGAATTCATTGCCTTTGTGCCAGCTCCCTTCCCTCAGTTTCAGGTCACCCTCAAATATCTTAAGTCCATCAGCGGTTTTTTTGGCCAGGGCTCCTGGCTGAAGCTTTTGACTGCGGAGGAGGCTGTTTGTTCAGAAGGTGGGAGGCGGCTGATGGATGCGGCAGGGGCCCTGAGATGCTGTGGAGAGAAGAAACCTGTGGGTATCTGCTGCTGGCTTTTGGGCAGCACTCTGGAGTGGAGAAGGGTAGGAATGGGAGGTCAGAGACCCTTGCCTTTGCTGAACCTGGTGGGCAGGGTCTGGGGAGAGGCACAGAACAGCTATAGTTATGAATGTAGACTTCTGGTCCTTTTCAGTAGCTCCTGGCACTTCATTCTCCACTACAGCCTTGCTTGAGAGGGGCTCCCAGACAGAGCCTGTGTCTGTTTGGGTCACCCTACCTACATCCTTCCTCTGCTAAGTATCTTGCTTCtttgtaaaatattctttttaaaatattctgtccaGTCATCCTCCTTTTTAATTCTTCCCAGCACTTTGCAATGCATGCCCGTGTGGCATTTGGCTCCATGTGTCAAAGCAAAGGTAAAATGAACAACTTtagaaaatctgttttaaaaaagagtcttGACTTCTCCCTTCTTATCATCAGTGTTTCTGCATTAGTTTTGTTGCAGTGGTGTCGTTATTCCTTTAGAGGAAGGCATTGGATTCTTATTTTACACTTGTGCATTTATTCCCCTTTAAGCATTTTCTCCACCAACATGAAATTGATTGAGGGCTGTCAACAAAACATAGTTCTaggagataaaaattattttaaaaataactgcacaAATATGTTGATGAAACTTCATTATTAGAATTTCTACTACTTTGGTTATCCCTAATAGCTCTGGACTAAAGGACTGTTGGAAGTAGTCtggttaaaaagtaaaatatattaacattacCACTCATAAAATATAACTCGTAGAACTGCTGAAAAAATTTACCTCCTCCAGTGTCAAGAGAGGCAGAAAGCTGCAGATGGATAGGACCCGGTGACCTTCATTTCATTATTCTGAAATCTTTGGCACCCAGGGAGTTCTGTATTggcatttattttgaaaagctcAGCTTTAGGCTGCACTTCTTATGAGGCGGGCCTCCTGAGAACCTCAGTCCGGGGGTCAAGAGAGCAAAGTTTTGTCACCAGTGAGCTGCAGGAATAGTCCTCATCCAGAACAACAGATGCgtctccactcccttccccatcaGAGAGATGCATCACTGTCAGCAAAGCTGGCATCAGTTAGTCGATGCAAGAAgggatgaagaaaataaacttgtgcAAGCTGCCTACCCTATGACAGGCATTTGATATCTATTATTGAATAATTCCAAGGAGttctgtggcccagtgggttaaggatctaactttgtcactgaagcagcttgggtcactgccatgatgcagatttgatccccggccccaaggaacttccacatgccatgggcatgccccccccaaTCCCCGTGAAATAGTTATTGTTTATTCTGAGCAAACtgccaaggcccagagaggttaagtaatgtgCCAGCTCGCACAGCTACTTCAAACCTAAACTTTGTCAGCTCCCAGTCTGTGTATGTTCTCATTATACATACCACTGCCACTGGCATTGGCTGCTTCCATTTGTCCCTCTGGAATTTGATAATGTGTACCACAGTCTGCAGAGTCTGCTGTGCATGTAGCAAGCCTCTCATGTCTGGGGGAGGCCAATGTGAACTAATTTATACCATGGGGAAATTGTTAAtgattatgtcttctttggtcaGCTAGGGGTGACAATAAGCTATAGGATTATTGTAGGCATCTGAAGTGTCCcaatatttaaaaactggagGTTGCCAGTAGAACATGATCAtaattggtgatttttttttttttttaatggctgcatccgaggcattcctgggccagtggtcgAACCCACACcttggcagcaacctgagctgctgaagtcagattcttaacccagtgagcccagagtgggaactcccctgatgtcACTTTTTAGATGTTACTCTAAACATCCCTTTACAAAACACCTTTTCTGGAATGAATGACCTAAAAGCAATTTAGCAGATTTAAACTTTTTAGAATAACTATATTATGACATCAACATTTTTACCAATTAAAATGCCTTCATTTCTCCCTCTTGTAAATAGGTATTATTTGGAAAAGTGACCTTAAAAAATTCccataaagaataaaagaacaaatcCTGGCACCCGACATCTCATTGCTGGAGTTTATCAtgctttcttcaaatttttggttttttttgttt encodes:
- the NEFL gene encoding neurofilament light polypeptide — translated: MSSFSYEPYYSTSYKRRYVETPRVHISSVRSGYSTARSAYSSYSAPVSSSLSVRRSYSSSSGSLMPSLENLDLSQVAAISNDLKSIRTQEKAQLQDLNDRFASFIERVHELEQQNKVLEAELLVLRQKHSEPSRFRALYEQEIRDLRLAAEDATNEKQALQGEREGLEETLRNLQARYEEEVLSREDAEGRLMEARKGADEAALARAELEKRIDSLMDEIAFLKKVHEEEIAELQAQIQYAQISVEMDVSSKPDLSAALKDIRAQYEKLAAKNMQNAEEWFKSRFTVLTESAAKNTDAVRAAKDEVSESRRLLKAKTLEIEACRGMNEALEKQLQELEDKQNADISAMQDTINKLENELRTTKSEMARYLKEYQDLLNVKMALDIEIAAYRKLLEGEETRLSFTSVGSLTTGYSQSSQVFGRSAYGGLQTSSYLMSTRSFPSYYTSHVQEEQIEVEETIEAAKAEEAKDEPPSEGEAEEEGKEKEEAEAEAEAEEEEGAQEEEEEAAKEESEEAKEEEEGGEGEEGEETKEAEEEEKKDEGAGEEQATKKKD